Proteins found in one Maridesulfovibrio sp. genomic segment:
- a CDS encoding NAD(+)/NADH kinase, translating into MSRRFSLEFHEGRQVSVAAILANPASGKDIRRLIAHGSVFDNQEKVRMVRRLILGLERAGVTKILYMPDSYQIIPRALNSISPSIPVEAVEMPVRNNQTDTTVAAGIMETLGAKCLIILGGDGTSRVACKGTVAVPILPLSTGTNNVFPYMGEATVAGLAAGLVASGRLPVRECCYQSCMFDILVDGKVEDIALVDAAVYNDVFLASKAVWQMEKVPQLFLTRCSACSIGLSSIGGQLCEILPEDPRGLALTIGECPHTTVTASIAPGMFAEVPVQKMSEMAPGELFNISVSPGLVAVDGEREVEIPCGSSAGIRLNTDGPMVVDIRKTMDLARDAGLFR; encoded by the coding sequence TTGTCCCGGCGGTTCTCCCTTGAATTTCATGAGGGCAGACAAGTGAGTGTTGCAGCTATATTGGCTAACCCTGCATCCGGCAAGGATATCCGGCGTCTGATAGCCCATGGCAGTGTTTTCGACAATCAGGAAAAAGTACGCATGGTCCGCAGGCTTATTCTCGGGCTGGAGCGTGCCGGGGTTACCAAGATTCTCTATATGCCGGATTCCTACCAGATCATCCCGCGTGCCCTCAACTCCATTTCGCCTTCCATCCCTGTTGAAGCAGTAGAGATGCCCGTCAGGAACAATCAGACGGATACGACCGTCGCTGCGGGCATAATGGAGACACTTGGCGCGAAGTGTCTCATCATTCTTGGTGGGGACGGCACAAGCAGAGTTGCCTGCAAGGGCACTGTTGCCGTCCCCATTCTACCGCTTTCAACCGGCACGAACAACGTATTCCCATACATGGGTGAAGCAACTGTGGCCGGACTGGCGGCTGGGCTGGTGGCCAGCGGAAGGCTTCCGGTCCGGGAATGTTGTTATCAATCATGTATGTTTGACATTCTTGTGGACGGTAAAGTGGAGGACATCGCATTGGTCGACGCTGCTGTTTATAATGATGTTTTCCTGGCATCAAAAGCAGTCTGGCAAATGGAAAAAGTTCCGCAGCTGTTTCTGACCCGCTGCAGTGCCTGTTCCATCGGGCTTTCTTCAATAGGAGGCCAATTGTGCGAAATCCTGCCCGAAGATCCGCGCGGGCTGGCCCTCACTATCGGTGAATGTCCCCATACTACTGTAACAGCCTCGATAGCTCCGGGCATGTTCGCTGAAGTGCCCGTTCAAAAAATGTCCGAGATGGCACCGGGGGAGCTCTTTAATATCAGCGTTTCCCCCGGCCTTGTCGCCGTGGATGGAGAACGGGAAGTTGAGATCCCTTGTGGATCAAGTGCCGGTATACGTCTCAATACAGATGGGCCCATGGTTGTGGATATCCGGAAAACAATGGATCTGGCCAGGGATGCGGGCCTTTTCCGCTAA
- a CDS encoding DUF6506 family protein has translation MSNVLKAAFIFISPNGNPEEHRSWVRTEAVELLTVAVSNYAQAEKVARSLVENENIAAIELCGGFGTAGTSRVADAVDVPVGVVRFDIHPGLNNVSGDKLFS, from the coding sequence ATGAGTAATGTACTGAAAGCCGCTTTTATTTTCATATCACCCAATGGTAATCCCGAAGAGCACAGGAGTTGGGTTCGTACCGAAGCCGTGGAGCTGCTTACTGTTGCTGTAAGTAATTATGCTCAGGCCGAAAAAGTTGCCCGCAGTCTTGTAGAGAATGAGAATATTGCCGCCATTGAGCTGTGCGGAGGTTTCGGAACAGCCGGAACATCCAGAGTAGCAGATGCAGTTGATGTTCCGGTGGGAGTGGTCCGCTTTGACATTCATCCCGGACTGAACAATGTCAGTGGAGATAAGCTTTTCAGCTAG
- a CDS encoding PaaI family thioesterase: MKIKTHELIDRSLCGEPVRVKDGMSEIRLECAPCMAADESGLVHGGFIFGLADYAAMLAVNHPNVVLGAAETRFLKPSRVGDVLVARAECSSPEGSRHMVKVEVFCADDIVFSGTFTCFIPQKHVLEGR; the protein is encoded by the coding sequence ATGAAAATAAAAACCCATGAGCTTATTGACCGTTCATTATGCGGCGAGCCGGTGCGTGTAAAAGACGGGATGAGTGAAATACGTCTGGAATGCGCACCATGTATGGCTGCAGATGAAAGCGGACTCGTTCACGGTGGATTCATTTTCGGACTGGCCGATTATGCCGCCATGCTGGCGGTAAATCATCCCAATGTTGTGCTTGGAGCGGCAGAAACCCGTTTCCTCAAACCTTCACGGGTTGGCGATGTGCTGGTTGCCCGGGCTGAGTGCTCGTCTCCGGAAGGAAGCAGGCATATGGTGAAGGTGGAAGTCTTTTGCGCTGATGACATTGTTTTCAGCGGCACCTTTACCTGTTTCATACCCCAAAAGCATGTTCTTGAAGGCAGGTAG
- a CDS encoding carboxymuconolactone decarboxylase family protein, giving the protein MDAAEKAASTLAKMTQKAGDVFPKYLNFTKEISEFGPIDHKTQELIHVACSMMSQCEMCISLHIQGAASHGASKEEIMQAAMLAIAMGGSPKVMYMHYVFDELEDLFD; this is encoded by the coding sequence ATGGATGCAGCAGAAAAAGCAGCGAGCACTTTGGCAAAAATGACTCAGAAAGCCGGCGATGTTTTCCCCAAATACCTTAACTTCACCAAGGAAATCAGCGAATTCGGCCCCATCGACCATAAAACTCAGGAACTGATTCATGTAGCCTGTTCCATGATGTCCCAGTGTGAAATGTGCATCTCGCTCCATATTCAGGGAGCAGCAAGCCATGGTGCCAGCAAGGAAGAAATCATGCAGGCAGCCATGCTCGCGATTGCCATGGGCGGCTCTCCCAAGGTAATGTATATGCATTATGTTTTTGACGAACTGGAAGACCTGTTCGACTAG
- the lipB gene encoding lipoyl(octanoyl) transferase LipB, whose translation MFKEDSHQQSALLLNFSISDYMEIFQLQKDLLALKKQGLIPDVVIMLEHSPCFTIGRSGSLDHLLVDNQVLSRQNITVHDTSRGGDITYHGPGQLVCYPIISLEGEQRDLHAYARKMEEVMIRTLSTFDIKAGRKQQFPGVWVGDRKIGAMGIAVRNWITMHGISLNVCPDLEHFSYIIPCGITSYGVTSMSEVMGEPIHVENVRNEMRKQFSAVFDMPLQPTTLKNILMEKKYAKT comes from the coding sequence ATGTTTAAGGAAGACTCTCATCAGCAATCAGCACTGCTGCTAAATTTTTCCATCAGCGATTATATGGAAATATTTCAGCTGCAGAAGGACCTCCTTGCTTTGAAAAAGCAGGGACTTATACCTGATGTTGTTATCATGTTGGAGCATTCGCCATGTTTCACCATTGGCCGCAGCGGCAGCCTTGATCATCTGCTTGTGGATAATCAGGTACTTAGCCGGCAGAATATCACCGTGCATGACACTTCCAGGGGCGGGGATATAACCTACCACGGTCCCGGCCAGCTTGTGTGTTATCCTATTATATCCCTTGAAGGGGAGCAGCGCGATTTGCATGCCTATGCCCGGAAGATGGAAGAAGTCATGATTCGGACCTTAAGTACTTTTGATATCAAGGCCGGACGCAAGCAGCAGTTTCCCGGGGTCTGGGTGGGGGACCGAAAGATAGGAGCCATGGGCATAGCGGTACGCAACTGGATTACAATGCATGGAATTTCACTGAATGTCTGTCCCGACCTGGAGCACTTTTCTTACATAATTCCATGCGGCATAACATCGTATGGGGTTACCTCAATGAGCGAAGTCATGGGCGAGCCGATCCATGTTGAAAATGTTCGAAATGAAATGCGTAAACAGTTCAGCGCAGTTTTTGATATGCCGTTGCAGCCGACAACCTTGAAAAATATTCTCATGGAGAAAAAATATGCAAAAACCTGA
- the lipA gene encoding lipoyl synthase: MQKPEWLTIPAPDAQHMNSIRDLLGKGALHSVCESAQCPNIGECFASRTCTFMILGDICTRNCAFCAVTHGKPLAPDPEEPVKLALTAKQLGLKHIVITSVTRDDLPDGGAGHFASTIAAIRKETPESTVEVLIPDFKGEVGPLQQVVDAAPEVINHNVETVPRLYPTVRPAAKYKRSLELLSNVSRLSPKNKIKTKSGLMLGLGEQKAEVVAVMKDLLEAGCSILTIGQYLCPSPEHHPLIEYIHPDRFAEYAEIGTALGFKQVVSGPLVRSSYHAEKSFRQLNSKCCGSH, from the coding sequence ATGCAAAAACCTGAGTGGTTGACCATACCCGCACCGGACGCGCAGCATATGAACAGTATCCGGGATCTGCTGGGTAAAGGGGCGCTTCATTCAGTATGTGAAAGTGCGCAGTGCCCCAATATCGGTGAGTGTTTTGCCAGCAGAACCTGCACATTCATGATTCTGGGTGATATCTGTACCCGTAATTGTGCTTTCTGTGCCGTCACGCACGGAAAGCCGCTTGCTCCGGACCCCGAAGAACCGGTCAAACTGGCTCTTACGGCAAAACAGCTGGGGCTGAAACATATAGTCATAACATCCGTGACCCGTGACGATCTCCCGGACGGAGGGGCCGGGCACTTTGCAAGCACAATTGCTGCAATCAGAAAAGAAACCCCCGAATCAACAGTGGAAGTTCTGATACCTGATTTCAAAGGCGAAGTAGGTCCTTTGCAACAGGTAGTCGATGCTGCCCCGGAAGTGATAAACCATAATGTCGAGACAGTACCCAGACTGTATCCCACAGTAAGGCCGGCGGCAAAATACAAGCGGTCCCTTGAGTTGCTCAGCAATGTTTCCCGGCTTTCTCCCAAAAATAAAATTAAAACCAAATCAGGGCTTATGCTCGGTCTTGGTGAACAAAAAGCTGAAGTAGTGGCGGTTATGAAGGATCTGCTTGAGGCAGGGTGCAGTATACTGACTATCGGGCAATATCTTTGTCCGTCTCCGGAGCATCATCCGTTGATTGAATATATCCATCCGGACAGATTCGCTGAATATGCGGAAATAGGTACAGCACTTGGTTTCAAACAGGTTGTTTCCGGGCCTTTGGTCCGCAGTTCTTATCATGCGGAAAAAAGTTTTCGGCAGCTGAATTCCAAATGTTGCGGAAGTCATTAA
- a CDS encoding MBL fold metallo-hydrolase, translating to MNYVDVTLVANAGVLVRYNGTNILIDGIHYESGHPFCKVSPMDLQLMKTGTPPFERLDYLLFSHEHPDHFTPALVCEQLKNRPVKFILMPDGSSGSKPLKELLAEVRERDIRHRVSSLGPGEFESFKLEKDLKMTVIGTRHMGPQYQDLRNDCFMLEMGETKILFTGDADHVAEYYEKPLLDVELEAVFVNPLFYHNREGRRIINEIFRPQNVVVYHMPNEHNDPMQLRLTVERAREKYVKCGLQTYILQGERQQLRFWANNL from the coding sequence ATGAATTATGTCGATGTTACTCTTGTAGCCAACGCCGGAGTGCTGGTCAGGTATAACGGAACAAACATTCTGATCGATGGAATACATTATGAAAGCGGACATCCCTTTTGCAAGGTTTCTCCAATGGACCTGCAGCTCATGAAGACGGGAACGCCCCCTTTCGAGCGGCTTGATTATCTGTTGTTTTCCCACGAGCATCCCGATCATTTCACGCCCGCCCTTGTCTGCGAGCAATTGAAAAACAGGCCGGTAAAATTTATTTTGATGCCGGATGGCAGCAGCGGTTCCAAGCCCCTGAAAGAATTGCTTGCAGAGGTTAGGGAGCGCGATATCCGCCACCGGGTTTCAAGTTTGGGACCGGGAGAATTTGAATCTTTTAAGCTGGAAAAAGACCTGAAAATGACAGTCATCGGTACGCGCCATATGGGACCGCAATATCAGGACCTGCGAAATGACTGTTTTATGCTGGAAATGGGAGAAACAAAGATCCTGTTTACAGGAGATGCCGACCATGTGGCCGAGTATTATGAAAAGCCGTTGCTGGATGTCGAGCTGGAAGCCGTATTTGTAAATCCCCTATTTTATCATAACCGGGAAGGACGCAGGATCATCAATGAAATATTCAGGCCTCAAAATGTGGTTGTTTATCATATGCCGAATGAACATAACGACCCCATGCAGTTAAGGCTGACAGTGGAACGTGCCCGGGAAAAATATGTTAAATGCGGATTACAAACATATATTCTTCAAGGGGAAAGACAGCAACTTCGCTTTTGGGCCAACAACCTGTAA
- a CDS encoding 2,3-butanediol dehydrogenase produces MNETMRAAVWHAKEDVRVETVAVPPFPSAGWVKVKVDWCGICGSDLHEYIAGPIFIPTEEPHPLTGKQGSLILGHEFTGTVVEVGEGVSNVSVGDFVAPDACQHCGECITCRTGRYNVCEKLAFTGLHNDGAFAKYVNIPAELCYKLPSGVSPEAGALIEPLATGFKAVREAGSILGETVVIIGAGTIGLGTLMAAKAAGAGKVIMLEMSKARTAKAEECGADVILNPTECDAVAEIKAMTGGSGADVSFECVGNKFTGPLAVDVIRNAGRAVIVGIFEEPSSFNFFSLSGTDKRVIGTLAYTLEDFKGVSALLATGQLKAEPMITGKIELEDIVEKGFLELINNKDENIKIIVRP; encoded by the coding sequence ATGAATGAAACAATGCGAGCTGCTGTTTGGCATGCTAAAGAAGATGTACGTGTAGAAACTGTCGCTGTTCCCCCCTTTCCTTCTGCTGGGTGGGTAAAAGTCAAGGTTGACTGGTGTGGTATCTGCGGATCTGATTTGCATGAATATATTGCAGGGCCGATTTTTATCCCGACTGAAGAGCCGCATCCCCTTACCGGCAAGCAGGGCAGCCTGATTCTTGGGCATGAGTTTACCGGTACAGTGGTAGAAGTGGGTGAAGGGGTCAGTAACGTGAGCGTCGGTGACTTTGTCGCCCCTGACGCCTGCCAGCATTGCGGAGAATGCATTACCTGCCGGACCGGCCGCTACAATGTCTGCGAGAAACTCGCCTTTACCGGCCTGCACAATGATGGCGCCTTTGCCAAGTATGTAAATATCCCCGCAGAGCTGTGCTACAAACTGCCGTCCGGAGTTAGCCCGGAAGCGGGAGCATTAATAGAACCTCTGGCAACCGGATTCAAAGCTGTGCGTGAAGCCGGATCCATTCTTGGGGAAACGGTTGTAATTATCGGTGCCGGAACCATCGGGCTAGGAACGCTCATGGCAGCGAAAGCCGCCGGTGCCGGTAAAGTTATTATGCTGGAAATGTCCAAAGCCCGCACCGCCAAGGCAGAAGAGTGCGGAGCGGATGTAATTCTCAATCCTACGGAATGCGATGCAGTGGCTGAGATCAAAGCCATGACCGGCGGCTCCGGAGCAGACGTTTCATTTGAGTGTGTGGGCAACAAATTTACCGGACCGCTCGCAGTGGATGTAATCCGTAATGCCGGGCGAGCCGTTATTGTCGGTATTTTCGAAGAACCGAGTTCTTTTAATTTTTTCAGCCTGAGCGGTACAGACAAACGAGTAATCGGAACTCTGGCCTATACCCTTGAAGACTTCAAGGGGGTTTCTGCATTGCTTGCCACAGGCCAGCTTAAGGCTGAACCCATGATTACCGGAAAAATTGAATTGGAAGATATTGTTGAAAAAGGATTTCTGGAACTGATTAACAATAAAGATGAAAATATCAAGATTATAGTAAGGCCTTAA
- a CDS encoding NAD(P)-dependent oxidoreductase produces the protein MKRKKILILGGMGEVGRILSNGLCDTYDVIVSDIASTGADDHGRYIQIDITDFSQLIEKVTPDIDVIINLAGLPEKDSIISETEVKEMSDLYVVGSYNVFLCAKMLGIPKVVFASTNHVSGYYENNGDSSLGRLITSSDSPAPDSAYGAMKSCAEQFGFVFANECNISIISLRIGTVRSNELELLKDNGRAHKTILSAVDTVNLFISAMETKTKYGVYYGVSDNPGKPWDIENAILELSYKPTQNSKSIVKQKTLQGK, from the coding sequence ATGAAAAGAAAAAAGATTCTCATTTTAGGTGGCATGGGAGAAGTCGGACGAATTCTTAGTAATGGATTATGCGATACATATGATGTCATTGTATCAGACATTGCAAGCACAGGTGCTGATGATCATGGAAGATATATACAAATCGACATTACAGATTTTAGCCAATTAATTGAAAAAGTAACTCCAGACATTGATGTTATTATTAATCTGGCTGGCCTACCAGAGAAAGATAGTATAATTTCAGAAACTGAAGTAAAGGAGATGAGTGACCTCTATGTCGTAGGTTCATACAATGTATTTCTTTGTGCAAAGATGTTAGGAATCCCGAAGGTTGTTTTTGCAAGTACAAACCATGTGAGTGGCTACTACGAAAACAATGGAGATAGTTCACTTGGACGCCTAATCACTTCTTCTGATTCCCCTGCCCCTGATAGTGCTTATGGAGCCATGAAAAGTTGTGCGGAACAATTTGGTTTTGTGTTTGCTAACGAATGCAATATTAGTATTATTTCTTTGCGGATAGGTACAGTTCGAAGCAATGAGTTGGAGTTGTTGAAAGATAATGGTAGAGCCCATAAAACCATTCTCAGTGCCGTTGACACGGTTAATCTTTTCATTTCAGCAATGGAAACTAAAACGAAATATGGCGTCTATTACGGTGTTTCAGATAACCCTGGCAAGCCATGGGATATCGAAAATGCTATTTTAGAACTGTCATATAAGCCTACTCAAAATTCGAAAAGCATAGTTAAACAAAAAACTTTACAGGGTAAGTGA
- a CDS encoding TetR/AcrR family transcriptional regulator — translation MVQILKESVRNQIVEAAESQFAKMGFKKATVGSIAQEADVATGTIYKYFPNKKALFETVVSDEFVEEFLRLTQCRINKFDTSQGIDSSLSNMEGDAESLLHFWIRNRRKVIILLARSEGTKHESFGRKYVQGMTDQAVAQACQQYPQLEITDLLRFMLEKALTDSVRGVVLILDHFEDKESIFEAFDAGTTYHLSGMAALVEWACKKRGF, via the coding sequence ATGGTTCAAATATTAAAAGAGAGTGTTCGAAACCAGATTGTCGAAGCTGCGGAATCTCAGTTTGCGAAGATGGGATTCAAAAAGGCCACGGTTGGGTCGATTGCTCAAGAAGCAGATGTCGCAACAGGAACAATATATAAGTATTTTCCAAACAAGAAGGCGTTGTTTGAGACCGTTGTCTCGGATGAATTTGTTGAAGAATTCCTTCGCCTGACTCAATGCAGAATCAATAAATTCGACACGTCTCAGGGTATTGATTCGAGTCTTTCCAATATGGAAGGTGACGCTGAAAGCTTACTTCATTTTTGGATTCGTAACCGGCGTAAGGTCATCATTCTTTTGGCTCGATCAGAAGGGACCAAGCATGAAAGTTTCGGTCGGAAATATGTGCAAGGAATGACGGATCAAGCCGTCGCACAAGCATGTCAGCAATATCCCCAGCTGGAAATTACGGACTTGCTGCGATTCATGCTTGAAAAGGCTCTCACGGATTCCGTGAGAGGGGTTGTCTTAATCTTGGATCATTTTGAGGACAAAGAGTCTATCTTTGAGGCTTTTGACGCCGGAACAACATACCATCTCAGTGGAATGGCTGCACTTGTTGAGTGGGCTTGCAAAAAAAGGGGGTTCTAA
- a CDS encoding FliG C-terminal domain-containing protein, whose translation MFKSSKKEIHEELMNLRMEIEKLREQLDKQANPTSKVADNAHRLCDLVSYVGAKQAFKVVMDNRANTDDEKFSQQLLAVASSCLSWELQDILSDYAQELLPVMSQIATIGSIPLTVIQELNIELEDVAEKQWNLDKGEQAAFMAGLINAASDKDQAFASLDSEIIDPALKHLVLDLLFDFDAFRTSFSDHAIRELLMVINNEDLTFALAGADEDVREVFLRNLSERARNMVEEDIEICGGVSKRDNENAQLSLVRSMRMLVAKGVVERS comes from the coding sequence GTGTTTAAGTCTTCTAAAAAAGAAATTCATGAAGAACTTATGAATCTGCGTATGGAAATTGAGAAGCTGCGCGAACAGTTGGATAAACAAGCCAACCCTACTTCGAAAGTAGCAGATAATGCTCACCGACTCTGTGATCTGGTTAGTTACGTAGGAGCGAAGCAGGCATTCAAGGTGGTTATGGATAATCGTGCAAATACAGACGATGAAAAATTTAGCCAACAACTTTTGGCAGTGGCCAGCAGTTGTCTTTCGTGGGAGCTGCAAGACATTCTAAGTGACTATGCCCAAGAGTTACTTCCGGTAATGAGTCAAATAGCCACAATTGGCTCGATTCCGTTAACTGTGATTCAAGAACTAAATATTGAATTGGAAGACGTGGCGGAAAAACAATGGAATTTAGACAAAGGGGAGCAAGCAGCATTTATGGCCGGACTGATCAATGCAGCTTCCGATAAGGATCAAGCTTTTGCATCCCTAGACTCTGAAATAATCGATCCTGCATTGAAACATTTAGTGCTGGATCTGCTTTTCGATTTTGATGCGTTCAGAACATCTTTTAGTGATCATGCCATCCGTGAGCTGCTCATGGTAATCAATAATGAAGATTTAACATTTGCCCTTGCAGGAGCAGATGAAGATGTCAGGGAAGTATTTCTTCGGAATTTATCTGAACGGGCTCGCAATATGGTTGAAGAAGATATTGAGATATGCGGGGGTGTTTCAAAACGCGATAATGAGAATGCTCAGTTGAGTCTTGTTCGAAGTATGCGGATGTTGGTGGCGAAAGGGGTGGTTGAGCGTTCTTAA
- a CDS encoding tetratricopeptide repeat protein, giving the protein MKRYKLCTSAICCLLLVVATTPYSFAGVDCIALKQEVKNYYNGINGYPKDKGKMIETLKKAEGMKCTTQMLILGAFYEKGQFVKKNISEAMRLFSSAADMGDVQAISLLGETYLTGGTVEKDYDKAIHWFEKAAAENDGNAMFMLSYMYLDPRIGIKKRSEGLDWLQKAISAGDARAMNQMARMQESRNPTEAFYWYLRAAEKGIPGAQYEVAMRLVQGKGVDKSPAKAKEWFEKLSAKMKPSDIYDLGVEFYGGVGVEKDHDMAAFLFNLAAKRNFPAAYYSLGDMYEHGKIGEKNLGSASVAYKSAATLGHNYSMFLLGRLYEKSGDMQNLVEAYQWYLLADAAKEALAKDSLERLKGRLSEKEINAAKKRAEIWARMNSRVPNSLDVY; this is encoded by the coding sequence TTGAAGAGATATAAATTGTGTACTTCAGCAATCTGTTGCCTCTTGTTGGTAGTCGCCACTACGCCTTACTCGTTTGCTGGAGTTGATTGCATTGCCCTTAAGCAGGAAGTGAAAAATTATTACAATGGAATCAATGGCTACCCTAAGGATAAGGGGAAAATGATTGAGACCTTGAAAAAGGCAGAAGGAATGAAATGCACAACCCAAATGCTCATTCTTGGTGCTTTTTATGAGAAGGGACAATTCGTAAAAAAAAATATTTCTGAGGCCATGCGGCTGTTCTCTTCTGCAGCGGATATGGGGGATGTGCAGGCCATATCGCTGCTTGGTGAAACTTATCTTACGGGTGGAACAGTAGAGAAGGATTACGATAAAGCTATCCACTGGTTTGAAAAAGCTGCTGCTGAAAATGACGGTAATGCAATGTTCATGTTGTCATATATGTATCTGGATCCCCGCATAGGCATCAAGAAAAGGTCAGAAGGATTGGATTGGCTTCAGAAAGCTATTTCCGCCGGAGATGCCAGAGCTATGAACCAGATGGCCAGAATGCAGGAAAGCAGAAATCCAACCGAAGCTTTTTACTGGTATCTGCGGGCAGCAGAAAAAGGCATACCGGGCGCTCAGTACGAAGTCGCCATGCGCCTGGTTCAAGGGAAAGGAGTTGATAAAAGTCCTGCCAAGGCTAAAGAGTGGTTTGAAAAGCTTTCTGCCAAAATGAAGCCTTCCGATATTTATGACCTTGGAGTTGAGTTCTATGGCGGTGTCGGTGTGGAAAAAGATCACGATATGGCTGCATTTCTTTTTAATCTGGCAGCCAAGAGAAATTTTCCTGCTGCATATTACAGCCTTGGTGATATGTATGAGCATGGAAAGATTGGCGAAAAGAACCTCGGTAGCGCGAGTGTTGCCTATAAGAGTGCAGCAACCTTGGGTCACAATTATTCAATGTTCCTTCTTGGGCGGTTGTATGAAAAATCCGGGGATATGCAGAATCTTGTCGAAGCTTATCAGTGGTACTTGTTGGCGGATGCAGCCAAAGAAGCTTTAGCTAAGGATTCTCTGGAAAGGCTGAAAGGCAGGTTAAGCGAGAAAGAAATTAATGCAGCTAAAAAACGCGCTGAAATTTGGGCGCGCATGAACTCTAGGGTGCCTAACAGTTTAGATGTGTATTGA
- a CDS encoding murein transglycosylase domain-containing protein, translating into MSLTRRKFLSAAICGGLSFFAYPALAKDFFAEFEQSKNNNFNEFESLVQERFAELDRMTRAAYANARDKIEPKWGYSEAILPSATRWVGYDDESNGRIMVDYERQIVSIEAIVPSGTSKRHEAKWIEELGTKLLDKRTKEQSRMDPVREKLPRFKENTEKFSVGRENLADAGSLILKEGLSKNPRTIRQAIRKQGRISKRPLDSYEQSAEIVSVQIQFDPKVNRLSSEILKRPVQRYSKKYRIPANLIFAVIETESAFNPRAISSVPAYGLMQLVPRSGGVDAYEFVFGNKRVVEMEYLFVPEQNVQLGTAYLHLLNYRYFRKIRDKQTRQHCTIAGYNTGAGNVARALTGTTSLSKLAKAANKLSPEEVYEQLKTDLPYDETRQYLVKVSDRIGKYS; encoded by the coding sequence ATGTCGCTAACCAGACGCAAATTCCTCAGCGCCGCTATCTGCGGTGGGCTGAGCTTTTTTGCCTATCCGGCTCTTGCCAAAGATTTCTTCGCTGAATTCGAGCAATCAAAAAACAACAATTTTAATGAATTCGAAAGCTTAGTTCAAGAGCGGTTTGCCGAACTGGACAGGATGACCAGAGCTGCATATGCCAATGCTCGTGACAAAATTGAACCTAAGTGGGGATATTCTGAAGCAATATTGCCTTCTGCCACACGCTGGGTTGGTTATGATGATGAATCCAATGGACGCATTATGGTGGACTACGAGCGGCAGATTGTGAGCATTGAAGCCATTGTCCCTTCAGGTACTTCAAAACGGCATGAGGCGAAATGGATTGAAGAACTTGGAACAAAGCTGCTTGATAAACGGACTAAAGAACAAAGCAGAATGGACCCGGTCCGGGAAAAGCTGCCGAGGTTTAAAGAAAACACGGAAAAATTTTCTGTAGGGCGGGAAAATCTGGCTGATGCAGGTTCACTCATTCTAAAGGAAGGGCTGTCCAAAAACCCCAGGACCATTCGACAAGCGATACGTAAACAGGGCAGAATCAGCAAACGTCCACTGGATAGTTATGAGCAATCAGCTGAAATTGTATCTGTTCAAATTCAGTTTGACCCAAAAGTAAATCGTCTTTCAAGCGAAATATTAAAAAGGCCGGTGCAAAGATATTCCAAAAAATACAGAATCCCCGCAAATTTGATTTTCGCAGTGATCGAAACCGAGTCAGCTTTCAACCCTAGAGCAATTTCTTCCGTTCCGGCATATGGCCTGATGCAACTTGTTCCCAGAAGCGGCGGAGTTGATGCCTATGAATTTGTTTTCGGCAATAAACGTGTAGTTGAAATGGAATATCTCTTTGTTCCGGAACAAAACGTACAGCTGGGGACGGCCTATCTACATCTTTTAAATTATCGTTACTTCCGAAAAATACGGGACAAGCAAACCAGACAGCACTGTACCATTGCAGGCTACAACACCGGAGCCGGCAACGTCGCCCGGGCATTGACCGGGACAACCAGTCTCAGCAAACTGGCCAAGGCTGCAAACAAACTCTCCCCGGAAGAAGTTTATGAGCAGCTGAAAACAGATTTACCTTATGATGAAACAAGACAATATCTGGTTAAAGTTTCCGATAGAATTGGGAAATATAGCTAG